The stretch of DNA ttttttcattattatatgtgccctcttatttacttacttttttgtttacttgaatgttatgtttgtctgtggacttaaattggtNNNNNNNNNNNNNNNNNNNNNNNNNNNNNNNNNNNNNNNNNNNNNNNNNNNNNNNNNNNNNNNNNNNNNNNNNNNNNNNNNNNNNNNNNNNNNNNNNNNNNNNNNNNNNNNNNNNNNNNNNNNNNNNNNNNNNNNNNNNNNNNNNNNNNNNNNNNNNNNNNNNNNNNNNNNNNNNNNNNNNNNNNNNNNNNNNNNNNNNNCAATAAACATACAaagtactttgtgtgtgtggtttgtttgtttgtttgtgtggcgcgcgcgcgcacgtgcctatgtgtgtgtgtgtgtgtgtgtgtgtgtgcggcgaaCATGCACATGTCCGAGAAAGCGTTCCTATTGTATTGAACTGCGCCACATTTTCATAAACTGATAAGAAAAACTCTCCTCACTCAGGAGTTATGAATCGCTGATTAGAAAGAAGTGATgtgttttgttctctctctctctttctgtgtgtgtggtgtgtgtgtgtggtgtgtgtgctatttggtTGATAATTAGCTGTGTTGGCAGTGTAATGATTGAAATCTTGaaaccttgacacacacacacacacacaccacacacacacacacacacacacacacacacacactaaggcatTAGTGTGGCGTTGTGTACTTTGATCAGGTTTATGGCTCCACTGCCCCACCCTGGAGGGATCTGGAGCTGACGTCAGCCGTTGGCTTGGACCACACTTTAATTCACATCAGCTGTgttgagccgtgtgtgtgtatgtatgtagagtgtgtgtgtgtgtgtgtgtgtgtgtagagtgtgcgtgtgtgttgaggagccgtgtgtgtgttgaggagccggtgtgtgtagagtgtgtgtgtgtgtgtgtgtgtgtgtgtgtgtgtgtgtatgtagagtgtgtgtgtgtagagtgtgcgtgtgtgttgaggagcccgtgtgtagagtgtgtggtgctgtgtgtgttgaggagccgtgtgtagagtgtgtgtgtgtgtgtgttgaggagccgtgtgtagagtgtgtgtgtgtgtgtgttgaggagccgtgtgtagagtgtgtgtgtgtgtgtgtgttgaggagccgcgtgtagagtatgtgtgtgtgtgtgcgtgtgtgttgaggagccgtgtgtagagtgtgtgtgtgtgtgtgttgaggagccGCGTGTagagtatggtgtgtgtgtgtgcgtgtgtgttgaggagccgtgtgtagagtgtgtgtgtgtgtgtgtgcgtgtgtgttgaggagcgcttgtgtgtgtagagtgtgtgtgtgtgtgtgtgtgtgtgtatgtagagtgtgtgtgtgtgtgtgtggtgcgtgtgtgttgaggagccgtgtgtagagtgtgtagagtgtgcgtgtgtgttgaggagccgtgtgtagagtgtgtagagtgtgcgtgtgtgttgaggagccgtgtgtgtgcatgttctgcAGTGTGGTGTTGTTGTGCATTCTGTAAgtatggatggtgtgtgtgactatgaaagtggtgggtgtgtgttgtagtgtatTAATCCATTTACTGTAATGTGTTGAAtacttaatctctctctctctccctccctctccttctctctctccatctctctctctctcttctcctcctctccctctccctctctccatctctctccctctccctctccctcccctctccttctctcctctctctctctctctctctctcctctctctctctctctcctctctctctctctctctctctcagaccccAATGCAAAGATTAACGTTGTGGTGACGCGACTGACGCTCATGTGTGAGACGGCACCTGCTCCCTTGACTCTCGACCTGCAGGGTGAGTctctcctttacacacacacacacacactcactttctctctcacacacacacacacacactcactgtctctctcacacacacacacacacacacacactcactttctctcacacacacacacacacacacggactttCACTTAATTTACTACTTAAtttactgcacacactcaaacgcACTCACAGTACATCATTTGCACAGGAAATATGACTTGGAGTCATCaggtctcctgtgtgtgtgtgtgtgtgtgtgtgtgtgtgtgtgtgtgtgtctgagagggaGAGCGCATGGCGCCATCTTCATGAGTAGACTAATTAGTCTTATTTAACGAGGGTAATGAGGCCGACAAACCCCTAGGGTGACTTAatctacaccacacacacacacacacgttgattGCTTGATCACTGTTCTTTTCCTgacactcacatatacagatAATATACATTTTGATcattttatatatttaataCTGATTAAAACTAAAcagcgtgtgtgagtgatttgGAATGACCAATACTGATTAAAACTacacaacgtgtgtgtgtgtgtgtgagagagtgatttGGAATGACCAATACTGATTAAAACTacacaacgtgtgtgtgtgtgtgagcgagtgattTGGAATGATGACCAATACTGATTAAAACTCCACAGCATCCATGTATTCACAAAGTGCCTGTTTCACCTGACAATACACACACTGCTAATAGTCACAAccacatgaatgaatgaatgaataaataaataaataaataaatgtttacgTTAAGGACAGAGATGGCCACCTACTCAAAATTTGCAGACTGCCTATGACTGCTGACACAGAACAGTGTgtgggatagatagatagatagatagatagacagatagatagatactttattgatccccaaggatcaaaatggttccaaaatgctatatccaccattttaatgaattttcatcatttttttactttttagttTTGCTAaataatttcagtagaactgtaattgggtattgttattttatttatcttgactcaatcaaaacaacacaactgcaatttgattgatatttCTTGGAATACACAATTGAATAACATTTGTTTGTGGCTGGTGTTTTTGGTGCAGTCACCACAcactgctgtagtgtgtgtgtgtgtgtgtgtctgctgtagtGTTTGTTTATGGCTGGTGTTTTTGAGGTTTTATTCTCAGAATCAAAACAGCATCAAAGCAAAAACACACTTCCAAAATCAGAATGTTTTTTTAGAAAGTTTTTTAtcgaaaaccacacacacacctgctggtcAAGCCGTTCTCTCCTTCTAGTACTTTCTCTCTATGCAGTTCTGTAGTAATCGATCAGTTTCagctgactgtttgtgtgtgtgtgtgactgtttctCAGGTGATCTGGATGTCATTAAGAAGCAGGCGTTTATTCTGAAGGAAGGCGTGGAATACAGAATAAAGATCAGCTTCAAGGTGACACCatcctctctctaacacacacgcacacgcacgcacgcacgcacacacacacacacacacacacacacacacacacacacacacacacacacacacacacactccatcctctttctgtacacacacacacacacacacacacacacacacacacacactccatcctctttctgtacacacacacacacacacacacacactccatcctctctctaacacacacacacacacacacacacacacacacacacacacacacacacactccatcctctttctgtacacacacatacacacacactccatcctctctctgtacaccaggggtgggcaaactttttggctcaagggccacattgggttttgaaaattggccggcgagCTGCACAACAAAactccccccctccaccccccacgccctgctgcaaaggagatgaCTAAGTAGGCCCATCATCTCTATtcaacatgatgttttgacattgacattgtaaacgttatctaaggagagtgaaaagcagtttgcagtaaagctaaccaacgtcgtttctatcgcaggaaaaaaatagcgagcagcctgataaccaaattaaatgcttggcgggccggatgaaagtgcttggcgggcgcactcacacacatccacacacatccaacacacacatccaacacacacacacacacatccaacacacacacacgcactcacacacacacacacacacagtgttgagtGTTGTCATAgctgtgtgttctctctgcaGGTGAATAAGGATATCGTGTCGGGATTGAAGTACGTTCAGGCCACCTACAGGAAAGGAGTGAAAGGTCAGTTAGCTCCtctagtgtgcacacacacacacacacacacacacacacacacacactagcactcgcacacactcacacgcgtgtgtgtgttgctgaaaatgactttatatttgtgtgtgtgttgctgaaaatgactgtgtgtgtgtgtgtgtgtgtgtgtgtgcgtagtggaTAAGTCGGACTACATGGTGGGCAGCTACGGGCCGCGGGCGACGGAGTACGAGTTCCTGACCCCCCTGGAGGAGGCGCCCAAGGGCATGATCGCCCGCGGGACCTACAACATCAAGAGCAAGTTCACCGATGACGACAAGAACGACCACCTCTCCTGGGAGTGGAACCTCAACATCAAGAAGGAATGGAAGGACTaaactcttcctcctcctcctcttcctcctccttccctccctctgcaCTCATCCATCTCTTTTTTCCTTCCTGTgtgaaatgccccccccccccggtctaATCATCGTGTCTGTCGTCATCATGAACGCATTTCTGGTTTCCTTGGTGATGACGGAAGAAATGCGCTTTTTGTTTCCACCCTCCGTCCAAGTGTCCGTACAGTCAATCAGTCAGTACAATCCCCCATCTAACCCCCCCtccatctacccccccccccccccccttcccttttttgtttttctcgaCTGCTTCTTTGtattgtgccccccccccacactccctcCCGATTATAGAGGATTTTTTTCATAAATCTTAAATCTATATGTGAAGACAAACAAAAACGTGCACAATcctgttgttttgtgttttggtttgtttgtatATAAAAGGTGAACATATGCGCGTGTTAAATGGATGCTTTTGTCCCCAGTGATCttcacccctccacccccggGCCATTCCGACCCGACTCAAACATTCCTCTCCCAGATCTCCACCAGCCCATCCCGACCCAAACATTCCTCTCTTAgaatttttccatttttttttttcttttctattttttttttaccatgatTTGCCTTGTTTTGTTCAGTTGATCTGGCGTTGGTGCTTGGTTCCTGCTTGTTGTCGTTGGTTGTGTACATTCCCCCCAATACTGTACCAGGTATTTTTTTGT from Alosa sapidissima isolate fAloSap1 chromosome 24, fAloSap1.pri, whole genome shotgun sequence encodes:
- the LOC121700294 gene encoding rho GDP-dissociation inhibitor 1-like encodes the protein PLSLSLLSLSLSLSDPNAKINVVVTRLTLMCETAPAPLTLDLQGDLDVIKKQAFILKEGVEYRIKISFKVNKDIVSGLKYVQATYRKGVKVDKSDYMVGSYGPRATEYEFLTPLEEAPKGMIARGTYNIKSKFTDDDKNDHLSWEWNLNIKKEWKD